Genomic segment of Mytilus edulis chromosome 12, xbMytEdul2.2, whole genome shotgun sequence:
TAATGATACTAAACGTTTTATAATAAATGGAATCACGAAATATGTAGTAAGCATAAGTAACTTCTTTGCATATATTTACCTGCAGTAGGAGGTAAGCGACGAAAACCAATATACACCTTACATCAAATAATATTTCCTGCATAGCTGTGTGGATTCGAACATTTTTGCCAAACAATAGAGTGAACTGGTGTTATGTTAAATCTTAAATAATCATGATTAACTTATTAATTAGTTAATTTGACTTTGAACTGGAGTTTGGTCACCGATTTCGATAAATGCGAgtaaattgaattggattgtgATTATCCATatatagtccggcggctacaagcatatttcagacgaattgtgcacatcctgctacaagcatgaaatttggcatagaccttcctcaactattactcttttttttcagatagggaggcatttgaaaaaaatgtctcacttccggtaaaatccaagatggcggacatcatacttgaACGATTCTAATATCGAaagctagtatgtgaaaaggtgttattagcATGTTACTAGCATAATATTTTGTACAAatctttgttatgtactacttttggatattttatatagataagatgtcttcaaaagccctacttccggtaaaatccaacatggccgacattgtacttaaataagcttattttgcagggagggtaattgaaacgtgttttaacgtattgctactatcattacattgtgcagaaatctttcttttgtgCTTCTGatagatacaatgtataagacttATGTCTTTAAAAAACCTTACTTCCGGTTAtttccaaaatggcggacatagaaatatcaatttattattcaaatattcaactttttttcaaaatgtaaagaaaatgatttttttttgtgctggtcattaaacttttggctttaagttatccccaaaaccactAATTATatcatgttgtaaatgtttaaacacaaagttgacacttccggtaaaaatatgacgtaaatattaaaaatgagtcctcaatccatatctccgatgtagagttttggatagattgattaaagcaaaataaaatcaatatagtactaaaacatttttgaaattactactatttggccaGGAATACAagtttattcacagtcaccaccacatgcacaaaaggcagtgcacgggagacccgattttccacattaccaatgaccgcggcatcctttcttacatccacaatgtacaaacTTCTGACAAAATAATGAGGCctcagaaagattttttttaaagggatcctctttgtcccttcgccatccattagcgccttgactgggtagcataagagctaACCCAAGCTCGTCCCCTTAACACCTGCATTAATATATTGCACGTTTTGCGTGCTTGAAAAGACTatagaccaagttgagggaatagcctcaattataattagccttcccttttgtgcaaatagttattttcttgcttcgttaaccatgttagctccatctgataagtttgttcgatcttacagtaaaacctcggggatttaggctgatcaatcatcattctttaggttaaagtcacatcttcaaatgccatcaatgtctcccacgcagtctttttcccttttcaagcaaagagagaaccgtatcacaaccggtaaaggtatgggtcactcattgcctagtgcatttgaaaggacATTGAAAGATATTtatccaaagatttttgcctcccCAAATAGCGAAATAGTATTGGCAGTATAATCAGTAACGACTGTTAATCAggactcgtttaagttcgtatttcactgcatcagacacatgcaccataaTTTTAGTGTCTGTCtcttgaaatacatcacgtggtggataagatagaatatcctgagcatttgttgctacaactactaTACTCCTCAAAGACTTCATTCactcttgttacagtttcaaggtgtttTATTAAGGTAAGTTCATAATGCCCAATCAGCATACTCGTAAGAAAACACCTTGGAACTGTAACAACAATGGATGTAGTCTCGAATGCGAAGATAGACAAAACTGGTAGTTTTAAAGCTGCTACAAGAAGCAAGAGTTTCattaggggaaagggaatacacagaagaatccaaggtaaaaaaaaatcctcaaaattggcaaagttttctgagagagGACGACAATAGtaaagaacttttaagttttcattcacagcagcttgctcaatacaattttgaggaaaaggtagttgtagcaacaaatgatCAGGATGTTCAGTGTTATCCACAACccgatgatgtttcaagtttagcaccatgtttaTACAAAGAGACTGACACTAGAATTAAGAATGATGTGTCTGATGCAGTTAAACACAGACTcaactgagtcatgactcgaacagtcgatactgatgtcatagctgtttcgctattccgtgacatgataaactttggtttgcatttgaAAGTGGAAAAAGCTATATATGGATATATATGaactttcaaatgcactaggcattaaGAGATGACACGTTTGCTGGAAAAGATCccggaactgcgttggtgacattaatggcgtttgaagatgtgactttatcATTTAGAGTGAttattgatcagccaacatcaacatatatggatttgataatgtcattgaaaacgatacgtggttttgttgtaagatcgaaaaaaaaattatcaaatggggttaacaaagcaagaaaacaAGTGTCTTGGAAGAGGAGACTTATTGAGGCTATTCGcacgactcggtctagtctttttcagcatgtaaagcgtgcaatataccatggcgggtgtgaatgagtaacaagcttggaaTTGGTTCCTATGCTAACTAGTCCAGACGCGTATGAATGGCAAAGGAACAAATATGATCCATAAgaacccttttggacaactctttgtgaggtCTCTTCATCTTATCTTtagcttgtacattatggatgtgagaaacaataccacagtctttgtaaatgtggagaatcagctctccgattgtgaattgcgTACTAACGAGTATGCAgttgggtattatgtccttaccttaatacaataccttgaaactgtaataCGATTGGATGAAGTCTTTGATACGTATGGTATTTATAGCAACAAATGCttaggatattctatcttatccaccacgtgatgtatttcaagtttagcaccaagTTCACATTAAGAGGCAGACACAAGAATCATGGTGCAGGTGTGTGATGCAGTGAAATACGAACTTAAACGAGCCATGATTCGAACAGCCGTtaatgatgatgctgtcattactgtttcgctactccgtgacataggggtagacgaactattgATTGTGTTTCGGAGGGCAAAAGACTTTGGATTAATATTTATccatggcctttcaaatgcactaggcaattagtgatcacacacacttattgttatccatgcctttaccggttgtgatatatatggttctctctttgcttgaaaagaaaaagaaaaactgcgtgggagacattgatgtcatttgaagatgtgactttaacataaggaatgatgattgatcagcctaaaaCACcagggttttactgtaagatcgcacaaatttaacagatgggtataacatggtttagggagacgagcttggaattggctcttatgctacccagttcAGGCGCAAATGAATGACGAACGGACAAAGAAGAACCCTTTTGAAAAACTCTTTTTGAGGCCTCaacattttgtcagaagcttgtacattgtggatgtaagcaAGGATGCCgcggtcgttgttaatgtggaaaatcgggtcttcCGTGCACTGCAATGTTTGCATGTGGTGGTGACCGTTATTTTTGGCCGAAAATtgtagtaattttaaaaatgttttagtactttagggattttattttgttttaatcaatctatccaaaactatacatcgaagatatggattgaggactcatctttgacatttacgccatattgtgttttttttaccggaagtgtcaactttgtatttaaacatttacaacagaatagaattagtggttttgagAATAACTTAAAACCAAAAATTGAacgaacagaaaaaaatattttctttacattttataaaaaagttgaatattacaATAACAAATTGATAATTCTATGTcagccattttggatattaccggaagtaagggttttaaagacatatgtcttatacaatGTATCATTgtgagaagcaccaaagaaaggtccctgcacaatgtaatgatagtagcaatacgttaaaacacatttattaccctccctaaaaaaaagcttattttagtacagtATCCGCCATGTAgtattttaccggaagtagggttattaaagacatctaatctatttaatttatccaaaagtagtaaaaaactaAGGTTTGTACCAagtattatgatagtagcatgataatatcatctttttacacactagccttcgatattgggctgattaaagtatgatgtccgccattttggattttttcaaatgcctccctatctgaaataaaagagtaatagttgaggaaggtctatgccaaatttcatgcttgtagcaggatgtgcacaatatttcacaaagccgccgtactaataTAACGATTACAGGACTTGCATATCTACAAATACCGGATTCGGATTTGTCTGAATTCTTCCCTTAGTTTACACTTCGATAGATCATGCTGCCATAATACTTGTGTAATCTTCAACAATACTCAATTCATGTGcgatacatatgtataaaataCAGTAGCTCTATGTGAATTGAGATCTAAAACAAATAGTGGCATAACTAATACTTTCTTTTTAATGcgtaacaaaaaaaatgtaagtgTGTTGATGGTGAAAACCACAGGGTAGTGAtatgggtatacatttacaattaattctccataggcggtaatggtaacgttttcctccgttgctcagtccatatcgtttacttgaacatgtatgatggctcatatcgaagctgatacatttatacatgtctggttaaattttcggggtggcaagtgagattacttttttcgcaaattgctggaccccggaagatggtgaaaaatatcactctcctcatgaaataatcccaaaattctgatcataaaattcaataaaaaaattgtcctttctaataatttatttcaggtcaaatctacatctttcttttctcatcacatcagctctataaaacagttcttattgttcatttatgtccatttttaaaatcacagcatccacaattgtatggcggactaatattttattttaattacgtcatctcaagtctattagggatcctgacccatattgaaatcaatacttctgatttttccaaatatttttatgtgatcttcatcggtataacattctgaattaatctgtatatttttgtccatttctgaaaaaaaaatgaagttgttttagcactataaggcaatgacactttcgtcgctatattcatttattttgaatacaatgtgtatgtataattaatttcttccagaataccttcactggtcaaaacaaggacaaaacttctgattataacctttaattacaatacacagaccctgttaaagcattctataaaattttcttgtgccttaaagtgcattttgacagagaaattatgcaaaaatgaagattttataaaaaaaaccaacaccaaaataattattcttactagtggaaatctggtatttaaaactgtggaaagcactctaaactactgggaaagtcatccttatcatataattagagtgcaatttagtgcaaattttcaaaacttgtcctttcacataattctatttgagaaaaaatgtttttaacatgtatttcagtgaaaaccttttatcagtgagaaatccacatgaggttttaaaggaaacattgtgacatcacatgtattatggcgtcattaaataacgacagatcaaaatagtgctaaatatagtttgcagtgttacgtgagaaacagttgccgcaagatttaactcgaaatattgagtcgaaacgatctgtaactaagccttttcatttaataccaagaccatagcaacagttttcatatttgcatatttttaacataccgactgtaatttcaattgcataaataccataaataaacaatttagagcttgcctaacaaaacaaaatgctaaccagttattcaggactttttaaaacctctagtttgccatctcaggttaaaaagtaatgatatgtctggaactgaaataagacaaaaaaaatgactcaggctgtgttatcatttgatttaaatacataagtattattgagagagaaaaatctaattcttgaaagtttaatcacaaagaaagactaatgcttctcccttgtggcttagtcaccttcatttaaaccctttatattagaagcaatgggtagtagctaactagcttaatagttgaataggtgcagaaatattgttttcaaaaaggtttgaccctgcccctttttcactgagaaatgacaatatcttttgttttgctcaagtgcattaaaaataataattcattatttcttaaaacatgtacatgttttttctgtttttttgcatatgatatctactgaccaggggtcaaatcattggataaaagcacatgcgatgatgtatctcactttactcgtatgaagtgtgttatctcccttgattatcaggtattcctgtagaccgaagtgataattacataacaaagactatattgtgtcatgtttacttacaattaaataatatttaaaagttatttcttgcctttttcaatatagtaaacaaattcctttcagaTCTCTCtgaagtaaacaaagttatgattgtgcctaaaaaaagtgttcagccccgtgccagtaatgcattttaaaagcgaaagttttattgagtttttgctgatctttatcaataatatttatcttaaaccatttataataactaggtataaataaaaaaactactaaccatcattttcggtgatgtacaaggtgaaatcatccataaatcagcctgaaaacttctggaattaagcttctaatttgggtatacatttacaattaattctccataggcggtaatggtaacgttttcctccgttgctcagtccatatcgtttacttgaacatgtatgatggctcatatcgaagctgatacatttatacatgtctggtttaattttcggggtggcaagtgagattacttttttcgcaaattgctggaccccggaagatggtgaaaaatgtcactctcctcatgaaataatcccaaaattctgatcataaaattcaataaaaaaattgtcctttctaataatttatttcaggtcaaatctacatctttcttttctcatcacatcagctctataaaacagttattattgttcatttatgtccatttttaaaatcacagcatccacaattgtatggcggactaatatttcattttaattacgtcatctgagttcctcatctcaagtctattagggatcctgacccatatgcGTCTAGTGCATTTATGCCGCTGACTAGCATTGTATGTGAAAAGAGAGCCGAGTGCGTCAGTCTCTCCTGTCAGTACATAACCTCTACACTACCAAGACTCCATTGGTGCCTCCTCGTGGTAACACACGGATACTGGTCTCATTCGATGCCAGGCTTAACTGATGGAGATCGGGGAGCAACAAGGGCCCTGTAGATGCAGTGTGTAGGCCCATCGGCGTGTGGATATGCCCTAGCACTCATTAACCTTGTCCCAGCTATGGCTAAATAGCCAGTCAGATGGGGGTTGATAGCCCAGAAAGGCAATCCATCTAGGAGAGACAACTCTGATACCAATCCGGTAGATCTTTGCTCGTACGCCTTGGCCGGCATTCGATCTAGGGGAATGGAACCTCAACCACAAATCCACTGGCCCTCCAGGTTAGGGGGTTGAGCACAAGACTAACTATCTcgtctcataaaaaaaaactctagTTACGGAAACCAGAccagtaaacataaacaattgcAACGGCATACTAGTGGATGCACGTTTTCAAGGCAACAGCATGAACGTTGTTAGTGAAAGCTTTCTAGAAGCTAACAACAGGAAAAGCAACCTTCTGGGGGCCGAAAGAGCATCTAAAGATAGGAGCATGGAACGTACGAACCATGTATGAATGTGGAAAGACTGCCCAGGTAGTTAAAGAGATGCAATCGTACAATATTGATTTTCTTGGAGTAAGCGAATGCAGGTGGACTGACTGTGGATCTGTTACAACATCTACAGGTGAAACGATTACATACTCAGGTAGAAAGGATAATAAACATCACCAAGGGGTTGCTATTATCATGAACAAAAAGGCTAAAGGTGCACTCATTGAATGGTCAATAGTAGATGAGAGAATTATTTTTGCAAGATTCCATTCCAAATATGCCAAAATGACTATGATACAATGTTATGCACCAACAAATGATGCAGATGATGAATCAAAAAGAACTTTTTATGAGAAACTCCAAAGTATAACCTGCAAAACACCACGACATGACATCCTTTATAGTCTTAGGTGATATGAATGCTAAAGTAGGAAATGATAACTTAGATAGAGAAAGAGTTATGGGCAAACATGGACTTGGCACTATAAACGAAAATGGAGAACTACTTGTAGATTTTTGTGGAGATAACGACCTTGTTATTGGAGGTACACTTTTTCCACACAAAAACATCCATAAAATCACATGGAACTCCCCAAATGGTCGTGACAAAAACCAGATAGATCATTTGATGATAAACGGAAAATGGAAAAACTCACTTTGTGACGTGAGAGCTATGAGAGGAGCAGACTGTGGTAGTGACCATCACTTGATTTGTGGTAAAATTAGACTGAAGCTAAGAAAAGCAGTAAAGAATAGAACCAACAAGAGGGAAATATTCGACACAGTCAAATTAAAACAACCTGATATTCTCAAGAAATTTAAGATCGAGCTAAGAAACAGGTTTCAAGTGTTAAAAAATCTACAAGACAACAAGCCAAGTACTGTAGAAAGCTTAGAACAGGGATGGAGTAGGATTGAAGCTGTGTTTAAAGAAACATCAAGAAACACTCTAGGGCTCCGGCAACGTGAAAGGAAGAAATGGATAAGTGATGACACATGGACTAGCATTCAGCAGAGAaaagacataaagacaaaatTGAACAGCACAAAATCAGAACGAATCCAAACTACCCTAAGGAAAGAATATTCAGTCAAAGACAAAGAAGTAAAATGTAAAGCAAAAGCAGATAAGGCAATATACCTAGAGACACTTGCTAAAGAAGCAGAGACAGCAGCTTCTAAAGGAGAACTTAGCACTGTTTATAAAATCACGAAAGAACTAAGTGGTAAGCACACGAGCTCCAGTGTACCATGTAAGTCCAAGGATGGTAAAATACTAGCTTCCGAAAGTTAACAACTGGAGAGGTGGACTGAACACTTTAAAGAAACATTGAATGCAGAACACCAGGCAGATGTTTCAGTTATAGAACAGTTTGGAATGGAACTAGACATCGATATTGGGGAAGTATCAAGGGATGAGATCAGGAAGGCAATACTTAGACTCAAGAACGGGAAGTCACCTGGCGTAGATGCAATAACAGCTGAAATGCTTAAAGCAGACATAGAAACAAGCACAACCATGTTTCATGAACTGTTTAGACATATCTGGAGGCATGACACTATTCCTAATGGTTGGGCAAAGGGTCTTATAATCAAACTACTCAAGAAAGGAGACCAAAGTGACTGCAACAACTGGCGTGGTATAACTTTGCTGTCAGTACCAAGCAAGATACTACTGAGAGTACTTTTAAACAGAATAGATGTTGCTATAGATGAAATTCTGAGGAAAGAGCAGGCAGGGTTTAGATCAGTTAGAGGATGTATCGACCATATTTTTACACTCAGAAATATAATAGAGCAAAGTATAGAGTGGCAAAACAAACTAGTCCTAAATTTCATTGACTTTCGTAGAGCCTTTGACAGTATTAAAAGAAGTTGCTTATGGGCCATACTTAGGGCATATGGTGTACCTCTTAAAATAATCACCTTAATACAAGCTTTCTACAACAACTATGAATGCTGTgtattacataacggtcaacaGTCAGAATGGTTCCAAGTAACATCTGGAGTACGACAAGGGTGTGTAATTTCTCCTTTTATATTCATTACAGCAATAGATTGGTGTATGAGAACAACATTGGGTAATGAAATCACAGGCATCAGATGGACCATGAAATCTTTTCTTGAGAATTTAGATTTTGCAGATGATAACTGTCTACTTTCCAGCAACAGAAACAACCTGCAGAACAAAACCACCAGA
This window contains:
- the LOC139497500 gene encoding craniofacial development protein 2-like, translating into MNAKVGNDNLDRERVMGKHGLGTINENGELLVDFCGDNDLVIGGTLFPHKNIHKITWNSPNGRDKNQIDHLMINGKWKNSLCDVRAMRGADCGSDHHLICGKIRLKLRKAVKNRTNKREIFDTVKLKQPDILKKFKIELRNRFQVLKNLQDNKPSTVESLEQGWSRIEAVFKETSRNTLGLRQRERKKWISDDTWTSIQQRKDIKTKLNSTKSERIQTTLRKEYSVKDKEVKCKAKADKAIYLETLAKEAETAASKGELSTVYKITKELSGKHTSSSVPCKSKDGKILASES
- the LOC139497499 gene encoding craniofacial development protein 2-like — protein: MYECGKTAQVVKEMQSYNIDFLGVSECRWTDCGSVTTSTGETITYSGRKDNKHHQGVAIIMNKKAKGALIEWSIVDERIIFARFHSKYAKMTMIQCYAPTNDADDESKRTFYEKLQSITCKTPRHDILYSLR